One Neomonachus schauinslandi chromosome 9, ASM220157v2, whole genome shotgun sequence DNA segment encodes these proteins:
- the DISP2 gene encoding protein dispatched homolog 2, whose amino-acid sequence MDAGSGSGSSGPAPGLGPEGEQRPKGETLAPDGSSPDRSQSKAPEASPEKSCCPHRGPLEDPSSSSGPPPATSTLQPVGASSPLAPAHFTYPRAPQEYRGDSSLPGLGDRAALCSHGSSLSPSPAPSQRDGAWKPPSVQHPVVSVRQERTFRMPKSYSQLIAEWPVAVLLLCLAVTLLCTLAALLGDQLPDFSKPLLGFEPRDTDIGRKLVVWRTLQALTGPRKLLSLSPDLEQNSSNAHTTLSPTPWSSAQEGLVRPRRMVEPLEDRGPESFFCGPPEKSYAQLVFMSTSAGSLWNLHAIHSMCRMEQDQIRSHSHFGALCQRTEANRCCPSWSLGNYVAVLSNRSSCLDTTQADAARTLALLRACAIYYHRGALVPSCLGPGQDKPTHCAQVPTKCSRSSAVYQLLHFVLDRDFLSPQTADYQVPSLKYSLLFLPTPKGASMMGIYLDRLATPWGLSDNYTSITGMDLGLKQELLRHYLAQDTVYPLLALAAIFLGIALYLRSLFLTLMVLLGVLGSLLVAFFLYRVAFRMAYFPFVNLAALVLLSSVCANHTLIFFDLWRLSKSQLPSAGLAQRVGRTMHHFGYLLLVSGLTTAAAFYASYLSRLPAVRCFALYLGTAVLAHLALTLAWLPSSAVLHERYLARGCAARAQGPRGGSAPRRLALALHRRLRGLRRAAAGTSRLLFQRLLPCGVIKFRYIWICWFAALAAGGAYIAGVSPRLRLPTLPPARGQVFRPSHPFERFDAEYRQQFLFERLPQGEGGHMPVVLVWGILPVDTGDPLDPRSDSSLVSDPAFSAGGPEAQRWLLALCHGARNQSFFGAQPEGWPTLCFVEALQRWVQSPACGRLGPGLCCGHAGFPWAPQLFLHCLKMMALEQGPNSTRDLGPRFNAHGSLAALVLQFQTNFQHSPDYSQAHRFYTEVSHWLAAELGQAPAGLHRGWFTSHLELYSLQHSLSTEPAVVLGLALALAFATLLLGTWNVPLSLFSVAAVAGTVLLTVGLLVLLEWQLNTAEALFLSASVGLSVDFTVNYCISYHLCPHPDRLSRVAFSLRQTSCATAVGAAALFAAGVLMLPATVLLYRKLGIVLMMVKCVSCGFASFFFQSLCCFFGPEKNCGQILWPCAHLPWDAGTGEPSGEKAGRPRAGPVGGVPGSCSEQYELQPLARRRSPSFDTSTATSKLSHRPSVLSEDLQLHDGPCFSRPAPAPASPRELFLDHQAVFSQCPALQTSSPYKQAGRSPKTQGRQDSPGQKAEPVQALPEAPAHAPKARAVEPPDCLSSSASTLEGLSVSDETCLSASEPSARVPDSAGASPDDLDETEPTVPERGQLNGKRDTLWLALRETVYDPSLPASHQSSSSWKGRGAPGDGSPVVLPNSQPDLPDVWLRRPSTHTSGYSS is encoded by the exons ATGGACGCcggcagcggcagcggcagcAGCGGTCCGGCTCCCGGCCTGGGTCCGGAAGGGGAGCAGCGGCCCAAGGGGGAGACTTTGGCCCCAGACGGCAGCTCCCCGGACAG gtcCCAGAGCAAGGCCCCTGAGGCAAGCCCAGAGAAAAGCTGCTGCCCCCACAGAGGCCCCTTGGAAGACCCTTCCAGTTCTTCAGGACCCCCACCAGCAACTTCCACCCTCCAGCCTGTGGGCGCGTCCAGCCCCTTGGCCCCTGCACACTTCACCTATCCCCGGGCACCACAGGAATACCGGGGGGACAGTTCCCTGCCAGGGCTTGGGGACCGGGCAGCTCTGTGCTCCCATGGCTCTAGCCTCAGCCCTTCTCCAGCCCCCTCACAGCGAGATGGGGCCTGGAAGCCACCATCTGTGCAGCACCCTGTGGTCAGTGTCAG GCAGGAACGGACCTTCCGGATGCCAAAGAG ctATTCCCAGCTGATCGCCGAGTGGCCAGTGGCTGTGCTCCTGCTGTGTCTGGCTGTCACCCTCCTCTGCACCCTGGCTGCCCTGCTGGGGGACCAGCTGCCCGACTTCTCCAAGCCCTTGCTG GGCTTTGAGCCTCGAGACACAGACATTGGGCGCAAGCTAGTGGTCTGGAGAACACTGCAAGCCCTCACGGGCCCCAGGAAgctgctttctctttccccagaCCTTGAGCAGAACAG CTCAAACGCCCACACCACTCTGAGCCCCACACCCTGGAGCAGTGCCCAGGAGGGCTTAGTCCGGCCTCGAAGGATGGTGGAGCCCCTGGAGGACAGAGGGCCAGAGAGCTTCTTCTGTGGTCCGCCTG AGAAGAGCTATGCACAGCTGGTGTTCATGTCCACCTCAGCGGGCAGCCTGTGGAACCTGCACGCCATCCATTCCATGTGTCGCATGGAACAGGACCAG ATCCGCTCCCATAGCCACTTTGGGGCTCTGTGCCAGCGTACGGAAGCCAACAGGTGCTGCCCCAGCTGGTCCCTGGGCAACTACGTGGCCGTGCTCTCCAACCGCTCCTCCTGCCTGGACACTACTCAAGCCGATGCAGCCCGAACGCTGGCCCTTCTGCGGGCCTGCGCCATCTACTACCACCGCGGTGCCCTGGTGCCCTCCTGTCTGGGCCCCGGGCAGGACAAGCCCACGCACTGCGCCCAGGTTCCCACCAAGTGCTCCCGGAGCAGCGCCGTCTACCAACTCCTCCACTTCGTGCTGGACAGGGACTTTCTGAGTCCCCAGACTGCTGACTACCAGGTGCCCTCCCTCAAGTACAGCCTGCTCTTCCTGCCCACTCCAAAGGGGGCCTCCATGATGGGCATCTACCTGGACCGCCTAGCCACGCCCTGGGGGCTCTCTGACAACTACACATCCATCACTGGCATGGACCTGGGCCTCAAGCAGGAGCTGCTGAGGCACTACCTGGCCCAGGACACCGTGTACCCCTTGCTGGCCCTGGCTGCCATCTTCCTCGGCATCGCCCTCTACCTGCGttccctcttcctcaccctcaTGGTGCTGCTGGgggtgctgggctccctgctggtcGCCTTCTTTCTTTACCGAGTGGCCTTCCGCATGGCCTACTTCCCGTTCGTCAATCTGGCAGCCTTGGTCCTGCTCAGCAGCGTCTGCGCCAACCACACCCTCATCTTCTTCGACCTGTGGCGCCTCAGCAAGAGCCAGCTGCCCTCCGCGGGGCTGGCACAGCGCGTGGGCCGCACCATGCACCACTTCGGCTACCTGCTGCTGGTCTCGGGCCTAACCACAGCCGCCGCCTTCTATGCCAGCTACCTGAGCCGCCTGCCGGCCGTGCGCTGCTTCGCCCTCTACCTGGGCACAGCCGTGCTGGCGCACCTGGCGCTCACGCTGGCCTGGCTGCCCTCCTCCGCCGTGCTCCACGAGCGCTACCTGGCGCGCGGCTGTGCGGCCCGGGCGCAGGGCCCGCGGGGCGGCAGTGCGCCCCGGCGACTGGCGCTGGCCCTGCACCGGCGGCTCCGCGGCCTGCGCAGGGCGGCGGCCGGCACCTCGCGCCTGCTCTTCCAGCGCCTCCTGCCCTGTGGGGTCATCAAGTTCCGCTACATCTGGATCTGCTGGTTCGCCGCGCTGGCGGCCGGGGGCGCCTACATCGCGGGCGTCAGCCCCCGCCTGCGGCTGCCCACCCTGCCGCCGGCGCGCGGCCAGGTCTTCCGGCCTAGCCACCCCTTCGAGCGCTTCGACGCCGAGTACCGCCAGCAGTTCCTGTTTGAGCGGCTGCCTCAGGGCGAGGGCGGCCACATGCCCGTGGTTTTGGTGTGGGGCATCCTGCCCGTGGACACCGGCGACCCGCTGGACCCCCGCAGCGACAGCTCGCTGGTGAGCGACCCCGCCTTCTCGGCCGGTGGTCCCGAGGCCCAGCGCTGGCTGCTGGCCCTCTGCCACGGAGCTCGGAATCAGAGCTTCTTTGGAGCCCAGCCGGAGGGCTGGCCCACACTGTGCTTCGTGGAGGCCCTCCAGCGCTGGGTGCAGAGCCCCGCTTGTGGCCGCCTGGGGCCGGGCCTCTGCTGTGGCCACGCAGGTTTCCCTTGGGCACCGCAGCTTTTCCTGCACTGCCTCAAGATGATGGCTCTGGAGCAAGGCCCCAACAGCACCCGCGACCTAGGACCCCGCTTCAATGCCCACGGCAGCCTGGCCGCCCTGGTTCTGCAGTTCCAGACCAACTTCCAGCATAGTCCGGACTACAGCCAGGCCCACCGCTTCTACACTGAGGTCAGCCACTGGCTGGCGGCCGAGCTGGGCCAGGCACCCGCCGGCCTGCACCGGGGCTGGTTTACCAGTCATCTGGAGCTCTACAGCCTGCAGCACAGCCTGAGCACAGAACCTGCTGTGGTGCTGGGCCTGGCGCTGGCGCTGGCCTTTGCCACGCTGCTGCTGGGCACCTGGAACGTTCCGCTCAGCCTGTTCTCCGTGGCAGCTGTGGCGGGCACTGTCCTGCTCACCGTGGGGCTCCTGGTTCTCCTTGAATGGCAGCTCAACACTGCCGAAGCCCTCTTTCTCTCCGCCTCTGTGGGCCTCTCGGTGGACTTCACCGTCAACTACTGTATCTCCTATCACCTGTGCCCACACCCTGACCGCCTGAGCCGTGTGGCCTTCTCCCTGCGCCAGACCAGCTGTGCCACGGCAGTGGGGGCCGCGGCCCTGTTCGCCGCCGGTGTGCTCATGCTCCCCGCCACAGTGCTGCTCTACCGCAAGCTGGGCATCGTCCTGATGATGGTCAAGTGTGTCAGCTGTGGCTTTGCCAGCTTCTTCTTCCAATCTCTGTGCTGCTTCTTTGGGCCAGAGAAGAACTGTGGGCAGATCCTCTGGCCCTGTGCCCACCTGCCGTGGGACGCTGGAACCGGGGAGCCAAGTGGGGAGAAGGCAGGCCGCCCACGGGCAGGGCCGGTGGGAGGGGTGCCCGGATCCTGCTCGGAACAGTACGAGCTCCAGCCCCTGGCACGGCGCCGGAGCCCCAGCTTTGACACCAGCACGGCCACGAGCAAACTGTCCCACCGGCCCTCAGTGCTCTCTGAGGATCTCCAGCTGCACGATGGCCCCTGCTTCTCCCGGCCCGCACCGGCCCCTGCGTCCCCGCGGGAGCTGTTCCTGGACCACCAGGCCGTCTTCAGCCAGTGCCCAGCCCTGCAGACCTCGTCCCCCTATAAGCAGGCTGGCCGCAGCCCCAAGACCCAAGGCAGGCAGGACTCCCCGGGGCAGAAAGCTGAGCCTGTGCAGGCCTTACCAGAAGCCCCCGCCCACGCTCCCAAAGCCAGGGCTGTGGAGCCTCCCGATTGCCTCTCCTCCTCAGCCAGCACCCTGGAGGGGCTCAGCGTCTCTGATGAGACCTGCCTGAGCGCCTCGGAGCCCAGTGCCCGAGTACCAGATTCTGCGGGTGCCTCCCCAGACGACCTGGACGAAACTGAGCCAACAGTACCCGAGCGGGGCCAGCTGAACGGGAAGCGGGACACCCTGTGGCTGGCACTGAGGGAGACGGTGTACGATCCATCACTGCCTGCCTCCCACCAGAGCAGCTCGTCCTGGAAGGGCCGTGGGGCCCCGGGGGACGGCAGCCCCGTGGTGCTGCCCAACAGCCAGCCAGACCTGCCAGATGTTTGGCTCCGCAGGCCCAGCACCCACACTTCCGGCTACAGTAGCTGA